From Lytechinus variegatus isolate NC3 chromosome 16, Lvar_3.0, whole genome shotgun sequence, the proteins below share one genomic window:
- the LOC121430356 gene encoding uncharacterized protein LOC121430356 — MTDFESKPVRLFLWVIPRTISTALCKCLSAIDGMEVWFECFIPCNVARKEYLLATGEELPMDYEGNEEMAQEAATILERLAGSKVDPERIMYGHVKGKMESSTSKYILAKEGSFIFPDDKSRQYLPEGFKHVFLIRDPYKIFRSYRKAMVSQTMKFGLWTADPESFDLEKDDPYLKPPEFFSSAFETWKYIRDNVDPNPIILNTDDLLADPAGVLKKFCHLTGLPYSDSLLQWDASADVTKTWKVTVDKSLEDFGAFYDTAKYSAGFTPPKPATPVDSLESDVKKLAKASMPYFKEMNKYKI, encoded by the exons ATGACAGATTTTGAAAGTAAACCTGTTCGTCTCTTCTTGTGGGTCATCCCAAGAACAATCTCGACGGCTTTGTGTAAATGTCTGAGCGCCATCGACGGTATGGAAGTTTGGTTCGAGTGTTTTATCCCCTGCAATGTTGCTAGAAAGGAGTATCTGCTTGCCACTGGGGAAGAGTTGCCGATGGATTATGAAGGAAATGAAGAAATGGCTCAGGAAGCAGCAACTATATTAGAGCGTCTAGCGGGCAGCAAAGTTGATCCAGAGAGGATAAT GTACGGTCACGTGAAAGGGAAAATGGAATCCTCAACTAGCAAGTACATCTTAGCCAAAGAAGGTAGCTTCATCTTTCCTGATGATAAATCCCGCCAATACTTACCAGAGGGGTTCAAGCATGTCTTTCTCATCCGGGATCCCTACAAAATCTTTCGCTCCTATAGGAAGGCGATGGTTAGCCAGACGATGAAATTCGGTTTGTGGACAGCGGATCCGGAGAGCTTTGACCTCGAGAAGGACGACCCCTATTTAAAACCTCCAGAGTTTTTCAGCAGCGCGTTTGAAACCTGGAAGTACATCCGAGACAACGTGGATCCCAACCCAATCATCCTCAACACCGATGATCTGTTGGCCGACCCCGCTGGGGTGCTGAAGAAGTTCTGTCACCTGACCGGTCTTCCGTACAGCGATTCACTTCTCCAATGGGATGCCTCTGCGGATGTCACCAAGACCTGGAAAGTGACGGTCGACAAATCATTGGAGGACTTTGGAGCATTTTATGACACTGCGAAATATTCAGCTGGGTTTACGCCACCTAAACCAGCCACACCCGTGGACAGCTTGGAGTCTGATGTCAAGAAGCTTGCGAAAGCTTCAATGCCATACTTCAAGGAAATGAACAagtataaaatataa
- the LOC121429918 gene encoding echinoidin-like: MMCGQKTLVLTLALVSVMLMCPGDCQASCCCPTFWTAYNSSCYRLFSYSMNWHEAEAHCNQFSRPSLGDGDRDSFAHLVSIHSPDEHDFVVSYFRSTGIKDQGDDESTGRDMWVGFHDIASEGNFEWTDRSSFNMNVWSPGQPDNSGSREHCGEIRGVYGYRWNDEPCDRVAQYFMCKLPVW; encoded by the exons ATGATGTGTGGTCAGAAAACCTTGGTCTTGACCCTGGCATTGGTCTCCGTCATGTTGATGTGTCCTGGTGACTGCCAAGCTTCATGCTGTTGCCCAACCTTCTGGACTGCATACAACAGTAGCTGTTACAG ATTGTTCAGTTACAGTATGAATTGGCATGAAGCCGAGGCACATTGCAACCAATTCTCCAGACCATCTCTTGGTGATGGAGACAGGGATAGCTTTGCTCATCTTGTGTCCATCCATTCTCCAGATGAGCACGATTTCGTTGTTTCTTACTTCAGATCTACAGGAATCAAG gATCAGGGAGATGATGAATCAACTGGGCGTGACATGTGGGTTGGTTTCCATGACATCGCCAGCGAAGGGAACTTCGAGTGGACCGACCGATCCTCGTTCAACATGAACGTGTGGTCCCCCGGACAGCCCGACAACTCTGGTTCGAGAGAACACTGCGGGGAGATTAGAGGCGTCTACGGCTATAGATGGAACGACGAACCGTGTGACCGAGTTGCTCAATACTTCATGTGCAAGTTACCAGTTTGGTAA
- the LOC121430053 gene encoding echinoidin-like produces the protein MIYRQKILVLTLALVSVMLMCPGDCQASCCCPTFWTAYNGSCYRLFSYSMNWHEAEAYCNEFSIPSLDDRERNSVAHLVSIHSLDEHDFVVSYFRSTGIKDQGDDESTGRNMWVGFHDTNSEGNFEWTDRSSFNMNVWSLGQPDNFNSREHCGNIVGVYGYKWNDYPCDVDAQYFMCKLPVW, from the exons ATGATTTATCGACAGAAAATCTTGGTCTTGACCCTGGCATTGGTCTCTGTCATGTTGATGTGTCCTGGTGACTGCCAAGCTTCATGCTGTTGCCCAACCTTCTGGACTGCATACAACGGTAGCTGTTACAG ATTGTTCAGTTACAGTATGAATTGGCATGAAGCAGAGGCGTATTGCAATGAATTTTCCATACCATCCCTTGATGATAGAGAAAGGAATAGCGTGGCTCATCTTGTATCCATCCATTCCCTAGATGAACATGATTTCGTTGTTTCTTACTTCAGATCTACAGGAATCAag GATCAGGGAGATGATGAATCAACTGGGCGTAACATGTGGGTTGGTTTCCATGATACTAACAGCGAGGGAAACTTCGAGTGGACCGACCGATCTTCGTTCAACATGAACGTGTGGTCCCTCGGACAGCCCGACAACTTTAATTCGAGAGAACACTGCGGGAACATTGTTGGCGTTTACGGCTATAAATGGAACGACTACCCGTGTGACGTAGATGCTCAATACTTCATGTGCAAGTTACCAGTTTGGTAA